One genomic region from Arenicella chitinivorans encodes:
- a CDS encoding membrane dipeptidase — MTAPQTLTPPRWLSITTTLLLAVSLLAISPRTKAQTIDGFVDLHSHLMAEHTFGGSWYWGTVEGSLDWALRRCDGNPAQSHGAIENLPGVAEFIATDTGIHLGKRRGYDRRKCKKIFGVTIPGTCPRPHFEHWPRHDGLAHQQMWHGHLKQAFDGGMKVMVVSLAESNFLCRNTPSSKRRYDCDEMASVHRQLDKLNQFVANHSSWVGIARSPAQARTLAAQNKLALVIAVEVSKLFPNGSITDQLDQLYNKGVRSVQLVHHHNNRFSGAAPIPKLVQTVDLVEVVKGEMSPINDVSCGNNCDGDTHLNTQGLTADGAQLVNAMIDRGMLVDVAHVSRKSLKQIHTIMSQNNNYPMFYSHAHLFDSIDGNKDQRNEKYIKSDEISLINGTGGMVGLRTGLEAATTYNTSVGNYCDGSIRSFAQSLMAGVDQGLSLGLGADLNGFITQMKPRCYPDNDPATQDIQRKGLAHVGLLPQLVQDLHNIGVPQQYIDHLDNSAERFVVMWERAQTIAANN; from the coding sequence ATGACAGCACCACAAACACTCACACCACCCAGGTGGCTCTCTATCACCACAACATTGCTATTGGCAGTAAGTTTACTCGCAATCAGCCCACGTACTAAAGCACAAACAATTGATGGATTTGTCGACCTGCACTCGCATTTGATGGCGGAACACACCTTCGGCGGCAGCTGGTACTGGGGCACCGTTGAAGGCTCGTTGGACTGGGCACTACGACGCTGTGATGGCAACCCGGCGCAGAGTCACGGAGCCATCGAGAACCTTCCGGGTGTGGCCGAATTTATCGCCACGGACACTGGCATCCATCTGGGCAAACGCCGTGGCTATGACCGTCGAAAATGTAAAAAAATCTTCGGCGTTACCATTCCCGGAACCTGTCCGCGACCACACTTTGAACACTGGCCACGACACGATGGACTGGCACATCAGCAAATGTGGCACGGACACCTGAAACAGGCGTTTGATGGCGGCATGAAGGTCATGGTGGTCTCGCTTGCAGAATCCAACTTTCTATGTCGCAATACGCCATCGTCCAAGCGACGCTATGATTGTGACGAGATGGCCTCTGTACACCGCCAACTCGACAAACTAAACCAGTTCGTCGCCAACCATTCCAGCTGGGTTGGCATCGCGCGTTCACCTGCTCAAGCGCGAACTTTGGCAGCGCAGAACAAACTCGCGTTGGTGATAGCTGTTGAGGTCAGCAAGCTGTTTCCAAATGGCAGTATTACTGACCAACTAGACCAACTTTACAACAAAGGTGTTCGATCTGTACAACTTGTCCACCACCACAATAATCGCTTCTCGGGGGCAGCACCAATCCCCAAACTGGTACAGACCGTCGATTTGGTTGAAGTAGTTAAAGGTGAGATGAGCCCGATTAATGACGTCAGTTGTGGCAACAACTGCGATGGTGACACGCATTTAAATACGCAGGGATTGACCGCAGATGGCGCGCAACTGGTGAATGCCATGATTGACCGTGGCATGCTTGTCGACGTAGCGCATGTGTCACGAAAGTCACTCAAACAGATTCACACAATAATGAGTCAGAACAACAATTATCCGATGTTCTATTCACATGCGCATTTATTTGACTCCATTGACGGTAACAAGGATCAGCGCAATGAAAAGTACATCAAGTCAGACGAAATCAGCCTCATCAATGGCACCGGCGGTATGGTGGGCTTGCGTACGGGTCTGGAGGCTGCGACCACCTATAACACCAGTGTTGGCAACTACTGTGACGGTTCCATCCGCTCATTCGCTCAATCGTTGATGGCTGGCGTTGACCAAGGCTTGAGTCTTGGCCTCGGAGCTGACCTGAATGGCTTTATCACCCAGATGAAACCGCGTTGCTACCCCGACAACGACCCGGCAACACAGGATATTCAACGCAAAGGCCTAGCACACGTCGGCTTGCTACCACAGCTGGTGCAGGATCTGCACAACATTGGCGTACCACAACAGTACATAGATCACTTGGATAATTCCGCTGAACGCTTCGTGGTGATGTGGGAACGCGCTCAGACTATCGCGGCTAACAACTAG
- a CDS encoding glycosyl hydrolase family 18 protein: MSNVNKEFVCNVAGWCSSSAAWAYEPGVGAHWQDAWSEVGDCSGNAAPSADANGPYSGTAGSAISFSSAGSVDPDGQIVGYSWSFGDGGSATGANPTHTYATAGNYTVTLTVTDNGGASASNSTTATISSVGGNLDPVANANGPYSALVGNSIAFSSAGSQDSDGNIVSYAWDFGDGASSSAATPAHAYATAGNYTVSLTVTDDDGATNTSSTTATINTSNPPTGNKKVVGYFTEWGVYGRNYHIKNLVTSGSAEKLTHIVYAFGNVQNGECKIGDSYAAYDKYYDAGASVDGTSDTWDAGALRGNFNQIRKLKAMYPNIKVVWSFGGWTWSGGFGQAAANAQAFADSCYNLVNDARWSDVFDGIDIDWEYPNACGLSCDSSGPAAYPTLMGALRARFGNQLVTSAIGAGSAKLNAADYGPAAQYLDFYMLMTYDFFGAFDADGPTAPHSPLTAYPGIPIADFHSDNGVQLLKSFGVPSEKILLGIGFYGRGWTGVSQSAPGGSASGAAQGTYEAGIEDYKVLKNSCPATGVVAGTAYAYCGNNWWSFDTPATIQGKMNYANQQGLGGAFFWEFSGDTANGELIQAISDGL, from the coding sequence GTGAGTAATGTAAATAAAGAATTTGTTTGCAATGTCGCTGGCTGGTGTTCTTCGTCCGCAGCGTGGGCGTATGAGCCAGGTGTCGGCGCTCATTGGCAGGATGCCTGGTCTGAAGTCGGTGATTGCAGCGGCAATGCGGCACCCAGCGCCGATGCCAATGGACCTTACTCAGGAACCGCTGGTTCCGCGATTAGTTTCAGTAGTGCCGGCTCGGTTGACCCTGATGGTCAAATCGTCGGCTACAGCTGGAGTTTTGGCGACGGAGGTAGTGCTACGGGTGCGAATCCGACGCATACCTACGCGACTGCCGGGAATTATACAGTCACACTAACAGTGACTGACAATGGCGGTGCATCTGCAAGCAACTCAACCACGGCGACGATTTCGTCAGTTGGCGGTAATCTGGACCCGGTTGCCAATGCCAATGGGCCATACAGTGCCTTAGTTGGTAACAGCATCGCCTTCAGCAGTGCCGGTTCGCAGGATTCTGATGGCAATATCGTGAGCTACGCTTGGGATTTTGGCGATGGTGCGAGCTCGAGTGCAGCGACTCCGGCACACGCCTACGCGACTGCTGGAAACTACACAGTGAGTCTCACAGTGACAGATGATGACGGCGCAACGAATACCAGTAGTACCACAGCCACGATCAATACAAGCAATCCGCCAACCGGAAATAAGAAGGTGGTTGGCTATTTTACCGAGTGGGGCGTTTACGGCCGTAATTATCACATCAAAAACCTGGTCACCAGCGGATCTGCGGAAAAGTTAACGCACATTGTCTACGCCTTCGGTAATGTACAGAACGGCGAGTGTAAGATCGGCGATTCGTACGCTGCGTACGACAAGTATTACGATGCCGGAGCGAGTGTGGATGGTACCAGTGATACATGGGATGCGGGTGCATTGCGTGGAAACTTCAATCAGATTCGCAAACTGAAAGCCATGTATCCAAACATCAAAGTTGTGTGGTCGTTTGGTGGCTGGACTTGGTCTGGCGGTTTCGGTCAGGCGGCAGCCAATGCGCAAGCCTTTGCTGATTCCTGCTACAACCTCGTCAATGATGCGCGCTGGTCGGATGTGTTCGATGGCATTGATATCGACTGGGAGTACCCTAACGCCTGTGGCTTGTCGTGTGATTCTAGTGGTCCGGCGGCGTATCCAACGCTAATGGGTGCCTTGCGTGCTCGTTTCGGCAATCAGTTAGTAACCTCAGCGATTGGCGCGGGCAGTGCTAAGTTGAATGCGGCTGACTATGGCCCAGCTGCGCAATACCTAGACTTCTATATGTTGATGACCTATGACTTTTTCGGCGCATTCGATGCCGATGGGCCTACGGCACCACATTCCCCGCTTACCGCCTACCCTGGTATTCCGATTGCGGACTTCCATTCGGATAATGGCGTACAACTGTTGAAGAGTTTCGGTGTGCCATCTGAAAAAATCTTACTCGGCATTGGCTTTTATGGACGAGGCTGGACCGGTGTGTCACAAAGTGCGCCAGGTGGCTCCGCCAGTGGTGCCGCGCAAGGCACGTACGAGGCGGGCATTGAAGACTACAAAGTTTTGAAGAATTCATGTCCTGCGACCGGCGTCGTGGCTGGAACTGCGTACGCATATTGCGGCAACAATTGGTGGAGCTTCGATACGCCCGCGACTATTCAAGGGAAAATGAATTACGCAAACCAACAAGGTCTCGGTGGTGCGTTTTTCTGGGAATTTAGTGGAGACACGGCGAATGGCGAGCTGATCCAAGCTATTTCAGACGGTCTGTAA
- a CDS encoding PKD domain-containing protein: MTFLRLCTALYCGALLFVPASALAVDCSSLSSWTSSTVYVGNDQVKHAGSAYRAKWWTQNQNPINHSQQWDVWAVLGSCGDTPTNQAPSAQINGPYQALVGQTLNFNSAGSTDVDGTITGYQWQFGDGASSSLPNPQHTYTTAGTYTVTLTVIDNQGTSSVASTSAAISDDSGGEPGSCDGVPAYVAGASYAAGDMVSNAGKRFECLIEGWCSSSAAWAYEPGVGAHWGDAWNEFGDCQTSGNNQPPVAEINGPYYGQVNQMINFTAAGSSDPDGSVANYSWSFGDGAQSNQSSASHSYTNTGTYTVTLTVTDNDGAATTVSTVANINDGSATGSPLPHRVLVGYWHNFVNQAGYLPIGSVSDVWDIVNLSFAENKLGGQPGEVAFAPAEESEAAFMAGVQMLQARGQKVLISLGGANAHITLDNVTERDNFVRTMGDIIARYDLDGMDIDLEGGSLNMNPGDTVANPQTPAIVNLIEATRQLKARFGPDFILTMAPETAYVQGGYANFGGIWGAYLPLIHALRNDLNLLHVQHYNSGSILATDDVAYNAGTANFHVALSDMMITGFPAGRDANNFFPGLRADQVAIGLPATAGAASSGLTSSSVVHSALDCLIKRTGCGAYVPGQAHPDFRGLMTWSITWDAYGNGSFSNPHRAYLNANP, from the coding sequence ATGACTTTCCTACGTTTATGCACCGCACTGTATTGTGGTGCGCTCTTATTTGTTCCTGCATCGGCTTTGGCGGTCGACTGCAGTAGTCTATCTTCCTGGACCAGCAGTACAGTGTACGTTGGTAATGATCAGGTTAAGCATGCGGGATCTGCCTATCGCGCGAAATGGTGGACACAAAACCAAAACCCAATTAACCATTCGCAACAATGGGATGTCTGGGCCGTGTTGGGATCTTGTGGGGATACGCCGACTAACCAAGCACCGAGTGCACAAATCAACGGTCCCTATCAGGCGCTGGTTGGTCAAACACTTAATTTCAACAGTGCTGGATCAACCGATGTCGATGGCACGATTACAGGCTATCAGTGGCAGTTTGGCGACGGTGCTTCGAGTTCGTTGCCCAATCCGCAACACACCTACACGACGGCGGGCACCTACACCGTCACCTTAACTGTTATCGATAATCAAGGCACCAGCAGCGTCGCCTCCACTTCGGCGGCAATCAGTGACGATTCTGGCGGCGAACCAGGCAGTTGTGATGGCGTTCCGGCGTATGTTGCTGGCGCGAGTTATGCAGCTGGTGACATGGTGTCCAATGCCGGCAAGCGTTTCGAATGCCTGATTGAGGGCTGGTGTTCTTCGTCCGCAGCTTGGGCATATGAACCAGGCGTCGGTGCGCATTGGGGAGATGCCTGGAATGAGTTTGGTGATTGCCAAACAAGTGGCAACAATCAACCGCCCGTTGCTGAGATTAACGGCCCTTACTATGGCCAGGTTAACCAGATGATTAACTTCACTGCCGCAGGCAGTAGCGACCCAGATGGCAGTGTCGCCAATTATAGCTGGAGCTTCGGTGACGGGGCACAGTCTAACCAGTCATCTGCCTCGCATAGTTACACCAATACGGGAACCTATACGGTCACGCTAACCGTCACCGACAATGACGGGGCTGCAACCACCGTGTCAACGGTGGCGAATATTAACGATGGCAGCGCAACGGGCAGTCCATTACCACACCGTGTATTGGTTGGTTATTGGCATAACTTTGTGAATCAAGCAGGCTACCTTCCTATTGGATCGGTCAGTGATGTCTGGGACATCGTAAACCTTTCATTCGCTGAAAATAAACTCGGTGGTCAGCCGGGTGAGGTGGCGTTTGCACCGGCTGAAGAGAGCGAAGCAGCATTTATGGCGGGTGTCCAGATGTTACAGGCGCGTGGGCAAAAAGTGCTTATCTCGCTGGGTGGTGCAAACGCGCATATCACGCTCGATAATGTCACAGAGCGCGATAACTTTGTGCGCACCATGGGCGATATAATCGCGCGCTATGATTTGGACGGCATGGACATAGATCTCGAAGGCGGATCGTTAAACATGAATCCCGGCGATACTGTGGCGAACCCGCAAACTCCGGCGATTGTGAATTTGATTGAAGCGACACGTCAGTTGAAAGCGCGCTTTGGTCCCGACTTTATCCTCACAATGGCCCCAGAAACCGCATACGTCCAGGGTGGCTATGCGAATTTCGGTGGCATCTGGGGAGCGTATCTGCCCTTGATTCACGCCTTGCGTAATGATCTGAATCTGTTGCATGTACAGCACTACAATTCCGGTTCCATCCTGGCCACTGATGATGTTGCCTACAACGCCGGAACCGCCAATTTCCATGTGGCGTTGTCAGACATGATGATCACGGGTTTTCCAGCTGGACGAGATGCCAACAATTTCTTCCCTGGCTTGCGTGCCGATCAGGTAGCGATCGGACTGCCAGCCACAGCCGGTGCTGCTTCATCAGGGCTTACCTCAAGTAGCGTTGTGCATTCTGCTTTAGATTGTTTGATCAAGCGCACTGGTTGTGGGGCTTATGTGCCGGGGCAGGCACACCCGGATTTTCGAGGTCTGATGACCTGGTCTATTACCTGGGATGCCTATGGTAACGGTAGTTTTTCGAATCCGCATCGTGCTTATCTGAACGCAAACCCTTAA
- a CDS encoding tryptophan halogenase family protein, whose amino-acid sequence MKLGELRVEQVVIVGGGTAGWLTACTLAKNLVSTRPGAIRVCVIESPDIPTIGVGEGTWPTMRRTLENIGLDETEFIRECNATFKQGSQFIDWKQNADDAQPHTYYNLFSSIYNPADFNLAPYWVLGHAGRDVSYANAVSAQGVACDRGLAPKKITTRGYDAVQSYAYHLDAGKFAALLKRHAVDKLGVHFVPANVTQVNCDHDGFITDVDTEEQGKVSGQLFVDCTGFRSLLLGDTMRIPFNDVNDVLLTDTAMAAQIPYLSKDADIACVTKATAQAAGWIWDIGLQNRRGVGHVFSSAHISDDQAEQQLRAYCGDLSGELSVRKIKMRVGYREKFWHKNCVAIGLSAAFVEPLEASAIFLVEAAGNMLSDLFPRSRGAMAHTEKKFNKSFRFRWDKTIDFIKLHYYLSSRQEPFWRDNKQSETVPNSLLDKLDAWSRHPVSKYDFSDTNEPFPHESYQYILHGMGFEQSLQSSASTFAQVEQAKMSFANVAKATEHVCRDLPSHRSLIDKVCQYGFPKI is encoded by the coding sequence ATGAAATTGGGTGAGCTTCGAGTTGAGCAGGTGGTCATCGTTGGTGGTGGCACCGCGGGTTGGCTAACAGCCTGCACATTAGCTAAAAACCTTGTGTCAACGCGACCCGGTGCGATCCGAGTTTGCGTGATTGAATCGCCGGATATCCCGACTATCGGTGTGGGCGAAGGTACTTGGCCAACCATGCGTCGAACGCTGGAAAATATTGGTTTGGATGAAACCGAGTTCATTCGAGAATGTAACGCAACCTTTAAGCAAGGCAGCCAGTTTATTGATTGGAAACAAAATGCAGACGACGCTCAGCCGCATACGTATTACAACCTTTTTAGCTCGATCTACAATCCTGCCGACTTTAATCTCGCGCCGTATTGGGTGCTTGGGCATGCTGGGCGTGATGTCAGTTACGCAAATGCGGTGAGTGCTCAGGGTGTGGCCTGTGATCGCGGTCTGGCGCCCAAGAAAATCACCACGCGCGGTTACGATGCGGTTCAAAGTTACGCGTATCATTTGGATGCGGGCAAGTTCGCCGCACTACTTAAGCGGCATGCGGTCGATAAGCTGGGCGTCCATTTTGTGCCCGCCAACGTCACGCAGGTAAATTGTGACCACGATGGGTTCATCACCGACGTCGACACCGAAGAGCAAGGCAAAGTCAGCGGTCAGTTGTTTGTGGACTGCACTGGTTTTCGGAGCTTATTACTCGGCGACACCATGCGAATACCGTTTAACGACGTAAACGACGTATTGCTGACCGATACCGCAATGGCTGCTCAGATTCCGTACCTTTCGAAAGATGCAGATATCGCGTGTGTGACCAAAGCAACGGCGCAGGCAGCTGGTTGGATTTGGGATATCGGGCTGCAAAACCGGCGCGGAGTTGGTCACGTGTTTTCTTCCGCGCACATCAGCGACGATCAAGCTGAGCAGCAGCTGCGAGCATACTGTGGTGACCTAAGCGGTGAGCTGAGTGTACGCAAGATTAAAATGCGGGTAGGCTATCGGGAAAAATTTTGGCACAAAAATTGTGTTGCGATTGGCTTGTCAGCCGCGTTTGTGGAACCGCTCGAAGCATCAGCGATCTTTTTGGTAGAGGCAGCAGGGAACATGTTGTCTGATTTATTCCCTCGATCACGGGGTGCAATGGCACACACAGAGAAAAAATTTAATAAATCGTTCCGTTTTCGGTGGGATAAGACTATCGACTTTATAAAACTGCATTATTATCTGTCTTCTCGTCAGGAACCATTCTGGCGAGACAATAAGCAGTCCGAAACGGTCCCCAACAGTTTGTTGGATAAGCTGGATGCCTGGTCTCGGCATCCAGTCAGCAAATACGACTTCTCGGACACGAATGAACCCTTTCCGCACGAGAGTTATCAATACATCTTGCACGGTATGGGGTTCGAGCAATCGTTGCAGTCGAGCGCATCGACATTTGCCCAGGTGGAACAGGCCAAGATGTCTTTTGCCAACGTGGCCAAAGCCACTGAGCATGTGTGTCGAGACTTGCCGTCGCATCGATCGTTGATTGACAAAGTATGCCAATATGGCTTTCCAAAGATTTAA
- a CDS encoding TonB-dependent receptor: MSKKFNKMPLKAKLKRISDPALYGAVGTLAAAMLAPVNSGYAQDAQVNAEIEEVVVYGTRGALRKALEVKRAANSVVDAISAEDIGKFPDKNLAEALQRVPGVTINRGFVGEGNEVSIRGVNPELTHTMMNGQFVASTEWFSLGANNRSFNMDLLPSELVSSIEVHKSPTASLDEGGVGGTVIVNTRRPLEATDALTVFASIETNSNSLADSDDTGIGATGYVSWKNDDSTFGVSGMVHSNEIVGRADKAENYWEESWSAIGLAEFRQNRERQTVDLTLEYAPTDEQSYTLEYLKTEIDAQNINQNFLVINASDITPSTSRVAPSAACCGRAEVLPLAGTVNAAANLAQDANARMPVMESDVLHFTGEYDGEGWTLSYELGKTTAEGGNGGNANALIGLGAFDATSGVTVDFDADLPQRIIANINGTSVANASGSTVLSMALAETVLEDEETYYQADLNFDVDWGVFNSVDVGVKLRDHAQEQNQFNSTVSLPEGATVASLGIGDGALNVDGDVCGGNACNYVRIDSGALHGAATSLAGAPQRVDNAFGRIEEDITAFYAQANFAGDSYRGNVGARYVQTDVTGTSAFNVVESDYSELLPSFNIAFDLSDDLLLRGSMARVMSRAGYSSLNPAFGAIANIQQTATQGNSAIEPFIADQADIGLEWYFGEGSLLSGSIFHKDIKSFITTTSEVRTLTLPGEPPLPYRTTIPVQGKGGDLTGFEVQFQKEFENGFGLIANYTYVDAEGELDDGTKVDLPGTSESAYNLSGYYENEKVSVRLAYTYRDAFLAEGTALGTALDSFEDQSFVDLSATYHITNNLDISFEGVNLTEEVTIQNFGSGLNSLRVASVNGARYFVKLAYRY; the protein is encoded by the coding sequence ATGTCCAAAAAGTTCAATAAAATGCCACTCAAGGCCAAGCTAAAGCGAATTAGCGACCCGGCTTTGTATGGTGCGGTTGGTACCCTTGCAGCGGCAATGCTTGCGCCTGTAAACAGTGGCTATGCGCAGGATGCGCAAGTGAATGCAGAGATCGAAGAAGTCGTTGTCTACGGCACACGTGGCGCATTACGCAAAGCACTGGAAGTAAAGCGTGCAGCAAACTCGGTAGTGGATGCAATCTCCGCGGAAGACATTGGTAAATTCCCAGACAAAAACCTGGCCGAAGCGTTACAGCGTGTACCTGGCGTGACGATTAACCGCGGTTTCGTTGGCGAAGGTAACGAAGTGTCGATTCGTGGTGTAAACCCAGAATTGACACACACCATGATGAACGGTCAGTTTGTAGCATCTACGGAATGGTTCTCATTGGGTGCGAACAACCGCAGCTTTAACATGGACTTGTTGCCATCTGAGCTGGTTTCGAGCATTGAAGTACATAAGTCGCCAACCGCATCGCTGGATGAAGGCGGAGTGGGTGGTACTGTTATCGTCAATACCCGGCGTCCACTGGAAGCGACGGATGCGTTAACAGTTTTCGCATCAATCGAAACGAATAGCAACAGCTTGGCAGATAGCGATGACACCGGCATTGGTGCGACTGGTTATGTCAGTTGGAAAAATGATGACAGTACTTTTGGTGTATCCGGCATGGTGCACAGCAATGAAATTGTTGGTCGTGCGGACAAAGCAGAAAACTATTGGGAAGAATCCTGGTCAGCAATCGGTTTGGCAGAATTTCGGCAAAATCGTGAGCGCCAAACGGTTGATCTAACCTTGGAGTACGCGCCAACGGACGAGCAGTCTTACACGCTTGAGTACTTGAAGACCGAAATCGACGCGCAAAACATTAATCAGAACTTCCTGGTAATTAATGCCAGCGATATTACCCCATCTACGTCGCGCGTTGCCCCATCAGCAGCCTGTTGTGGTCGCGCAGAAGTATTGCCGCTGGCGGGCACAGTCAATGCAGCAGCGAATCTGGCTCAGGACGCGAACGCACGGATGCCCGTGATGGAAAGCGATGTATTGCACTTTACCGGTGAGTATGACGGTGAGGGCTGGACTTTGAGCTATGAGCTGGGCAAAACCACGGCCGAAGGCGGTAACGGTGGCAATGCGAACGCGTTGATTGGATTAGGCGCGTTTGATGCCACATCGGGTGTCACCGTGGATTTCGATGCCGATCTGCCGCAACGGATTATTGCTAACATTAATGGGACGTCGGTTGCCAACGCGTCGGGCAGTACCGTGCTGAGCATGGCGCTGGCAGAAACGGTGTTGGAAGACGAGGAAACCTACTACCAGGCGGACTTGAATTTTGATGTCGATTGGGGTGTGTTCAACTCCGTCGACGTTGGTGTCAAATTGCGTGATCATGCGCAAGAGCAGAACCAATTCAATTCCACTGTGTCATTGCCAGAAGGTGCAACAGTCGCCAGTCTGGGAATAGGCGATGGTGCGCTGAACGTCGATGGCGATGTGTGCGGTGGGAACGCGTGTAATTATGTCCGTATTGATAGCGGCGCGCTGCACGGTGCAGCGACTAGCCTTGCCGGTGCCCCGCAGCGTGTAGATAACGCGTTTGGTCGCATTGAAGAGGACATCACGGCATTTTACGCACAAGCAAACTTTGCCGGTGACAGCTATCGCGGTAATGTTGGTGCACGTTATGTGCAGACGGATGTGACTGGTACGTCGGCGTTCAACGTGGTTGAGTCGGATTACTCAGAATTGTTGCCAAGCTTCAATATCGCGTTTGATTTGTCGGACGACCTGTTGTTACGTGGTTCGATGGCGCGCGTGATGTCGCGTGCAGGGTACAGCAGCCTGAATCCGGCATTTGGAGCTATCGCCAACATTCAACAAACTGCAACGCAAGGTAACTCCGCGATTGAACCATTCATTGCTGACCAAGCAGATATCGGTTTGGAATGGTATTTCGGTGAAGGTTCGTTGTTGTCTGGATCGATCTTCCACAAAGACATCAAATCCTTTATCACGACGACGTCAGAAGTGCGCACGTTGACACTGCCTGGTGAGCCACCTCTGCCATACCGCACAACGATCCCTGTCCAAGGTAAAGGCGGTGACTTGACTGGCTTCGAAGTTCAGTTCCAAAAAGAGTTCGAGAACGGCTTTGGCTTGATTGCGAACTACACCTACGTCGACGCGGAAGGTGAGTTGGATGATGGCACTAAGGTCGATTTGCCGGGTACCTCTGAGAGCGCGTACAACCTGAGCGGTTACTACGAGAACGAAAAAGTCTCAGTGCGTTTGGCGTACACCTATCGCGACGCCTTCCTGGCGGAAGGTACGGCACTGGGGACAGCGCTTGATTCGTTTGAAGATCAGTCGTTCGTTGACTTGTCTGCGACTTACCACATCACCAATAACCTGGATATCTCTTTTGAAGGCGTGAACCTAACGGAAGAGGTCACCATCCAGAACTTTGGTTCAGGCCTGAATAGTCTGCGTGTTGCATCAGTGAATGGCGCGCGCTACTTCGTCAAGCTGGCGTATCGTTACTAG
- a CDS encoding CaiB/BaiF CoA transferase family protein, with the protein MTNAALSHIRVLDLSRVLAGPWAGQTMADLGADVIKVEQPGKGDDTRHWGPPNLSRTDGETGESAYFLCANRGKRSVCIDIKSAQGQAQLHRLIAESDVIIENFKTGQLADYQLDYTTVSTINPRIVYCSITGFGHSGPYAKRPGYDFLIQGMSGLMSVTGALNGEPQKVGVAVTDIMTGLYATIGILAALAERERSGLGQHIDMSLMDVAVSTMANQASNYLVGNIVPKPMGNAHPNIVPYQSFATKDGHCIVAVGNDSQFAKLCDAIGWSSLAENPRFCTNQQRVANRDALVTIIAEAMLMRETADWRQLFDELGVPSAPINTLDTVFTDQQVLARNMVVTLPHPQHAELKLVANPIKFSRTPIRYHRPPPLLGQHTSDILDEILE; encoded by the coding sequence ATGACCAATGCTGCCTTATCTCATATTCGAGTGTTAGACCTTTCACGTGTTCTGGCCGGCCCTTGGGCTGGGCAAACGATGGCAGATTTGGGGGCCGATGTCATTAAAGTTGAGCAGCCCGGAAAAGGCGACGACACGCGTCACTGGGGGCCGCCGAACCTTTCGCGGACAGACGGTGAGACTGGGGAGAGTGCATATTTTCTATGCGCTAATCGCGGCAAGCGTTCTGTTTGCATCGATATTAAATCCGCACAAGGTCAGGCTCAATTACACCGGCTAATTGCGGAGTCGGATGTAATAATCGAGAACTTCAAAACCGGACAGTTGGCTGATTATCAACTCGATTACACCACTGTATCGACCATAAATCCGCGCATCGTCTATTGCTCGATTACAGGATTCGGTCACTCTGGACCTTACGCTAAACGGCCTGGCTATGACTTCTTAATTCAGGGAATGAGTGGACTAATGAGTGTGACTGGAGCGCTCAATGGCGAGCCACAAAAAGTCGGCGTGGCTGTCACGGATATCATGACGGGCTTGTACGCCACAATCGGCATTCTTGCAGCCCTGGCGGAGCGAGAGCGGTCTGGCTTGGGTCAGCACATTGACATGTCGCTCATGGACGTGGCGGTGTCAACAATGGCGAACCAGGCAAGTAACTATTTGGTTGGTAACATCGTGCCAAAACCTATGGGCAACGCACATCCGAACATCGTCCCGTATCAGAGTTTTGCAACTAAAGACGGACATTGCATTGTGGCGGTCGGCAATGATAGTCAGTTTGCGAAGCTGTGTGATGCAATAGGTTGGTCGAGTTTGGCAGAAAACCCTAGATTTTGTACCAACCAACAGCGCGTTGCCAACCGCGACGCGTTAGTTACCATTATCGCCGAGGCGATGTTGATGAGAGAGACAGCCGATTGGCGGCAACTTTTCGATGAATTGGGTGTGCCGAGTGCGCCAATAAATACGCTCGACACGGTGTTCACTGATCAGCAGGTGCTCGCGCGAAATATGGTTGTCACACTCCCTCATCCTCAGCACGCAGAGCTGAAATTAGTTGCGAACCCGATCAAGTTTTCACGCACACCGATACGCTATCACCGGCCTCCACCGCTACTGGGCCAGCATACCTCGGATATTCTCGATGAGATCCTAGAATAG